The genomic stretch GATCATGAAAGCCATGACCACGCTGATTAATGACGGCAATGTCAAAACGCCCCACCTGTTACTGAGCACCAAAGTGGATGGCAAGCAGGTGCCCTACAAACAGCAGGAAACCACGCAGATTGGTGATATTCATTCCGGTTATTGGGAAATCGCCAAAGACGGCATGTACGGCGTGGCCAACCGCCCGAACGGTACCGCCCGCAAATATTTCGCCGATGCGCCATATAAAGCGGCAGCAAAATCCGGGACAGCACAAGTTTACGGTTTGAAAGCCAATGAAATCTATAATGCGCATAAGATTGCTGAGCATCTGCGCGACCATAAACTGATGACTTCATATGCGCCGTATGACAAACCCACCGTCGCCGTCGCCGTAGTTTTGGAAAACGGGGGGCAGGCCCGGCGGTGGGGACAATTTCGCGGCAGATACTCGACCATATTTTACTGGGCGATAACACGACACAACTGCCGGCTGACGCACCCGCGCCACCGGGAACTGAAGGTGATTAACCAGCAATGACTGAGAACCAACATAAAAGATCATTGTGGTCGAAAATGCACATCGACCTGACCATGCTGCTGATCATCCTGGCGCTGCTGACGTACAGTGCGTTCGTGATGTGGAGCGCCAGCGGACAAGACATGGGTATGATGGAACGTAAAGTCGGCCAGATCCTGATGGGTCTGGTGATTATGCTGGTGATGGCGCAAATTCCCCCGCGCGTTTATGAAAGCTGGGCGCCTTATCTCTACATATTCTGCGTCTTTCTGCTGGTGCTGGTCGATGCGTTCGGCAGTATCAGTAAAGGCGCGCAGCGCTGGCTGGATTTAGGGATCATCAAATTCCAGCCCTCGGAGCTGGCGAAAATCGCCGTTCCGCTGATGGTCGCCCGCTTTATCAACCGCGATGTGTGTCCGCCGTCACTGAAAAATACGGCCATTGCTCTGGCGCTGATTTTCATCCCTACCCTGCTGGTTGCCGCGCAGCCTGACCTCGGGACGTCGATTCTCATCGCTGCATCCGGCTTATTCGTGTTGTTCCTTTCAGGCATGAGCTGGAAACTGATTGCGGTTGCCGCGATTTTGGTTGCCGCGTTTATTCCGATACTGTGGTTTTTCCTGATGCACGATTATCAGCGGGACCGCGTCATGATGCTGCTCGATCCGGAAAGCGATCCGCTCGGCGCGGGCTATCATATTATTCAGTCGAAGATTGCGATTGGCTCAGGCGGATTCTCCGGCAAAGGCTGGTTGCACGGTACCCAGTCGCAGCTGGAATTCTTGCCCGAACGCCATACCGACTTTATCTTTGCCGTACTGGCGGAGGAACTCGGGCTTATCGGCGTGCTGGTTCTGCTGGGGCTTTATCTTTGCCTCATCATGCGCGGACTGGTGATCGCGGCAAATGCGCAAACCACGTTTGGCCGCGTAATGTCCGGTGGTTTGATGTTGATTCTGTTCGTTTATGTGTTTGTTAACATCGGCATGGTCAGTGGTATTGTCCCGGTAGTTGGGGTACCTTTGCCTCTGGTCAGCTATGGCGGGTCAGCACTCATCGTGCTAATGGCAGGGTTTGGTATCGTCATGTCGATACATACTCATCGAAAAATGTTGTCAAAAAACTTATAGAGGTGAGCAATGCGTAAGCAGTGGCTTGGAGCTGTCATTATCGGTTTGCTGTTAAGTGGCTGTGCCACTGACGAAACTCAGCAACAACAACCGGCCCCGCAACAAGCCTACAATGGCCCTGTGGTGGAGATCGGCGGGGCTGATCCGCGTTACGAACCTTATAATCAGGGCACGATGCAGGATTATACCGTTAACGGTAAAACCTATAAAATCGTCAAAGACCCGTCAAACTTCTCACAAGTGGGTCAGGCTGCCTGGTACGGTCAGGAAAATGGCGGCAATACCACCGCAATTGGCGAAGAATTCGACCCGACGGCCATGACGGCGGCGCATCCTACTCTGCCAATTCCAAGCTATGTGCGTGTCACCAATATGGCAACCGGACGTATGCTGGTTGTGCGTGTGAATGACCGCGGTCCTTATGTTCCGGGCAAAATTATTGATTTGTCTCAGGCGGCGGCAGACCGTCTGAACCTGACCAACAGTACCAAAGTGCGTGTTGATTTCATCAACGTTGCACCGGACGGAACGATGTCTGGCCCCGGCACCATCGGTACGACCGTCGCGAAACAATCATATGCCCTGCCGTCACGTCCAAGTCTGGGTGCCAGTGAGATGGGAACCCCTACGCTTTCCGCTCAACCGGTGAACACCTCTGACGTGCGTCCGATCAGCAACAGTACGCTGAGTAATCCAAACGCAGCACCGCTGACCAATGATGAAGACAACAGCAACAACGGCAATGTGCCCGCTGCCACAACGATGTCCGGCAACAGCGGCGGCGGGGGTTTTCTGAGTGCTCCAACACCATTGCGTGCAGGAGTCCTTGAAGGCAGCGCACCGGCAGCGCCGGTGATGACCGCCAGCACAGCACCGGTTGTCGCCTCTGCGGCTCCGGTTGCCGCCGCACCCGCGCATACCACCGCTATTCCGGGCTCTGGCTTCATGGTGCAGGTCGGTGCGCTGAGCAATCCTCAAAATGCACAGTTATGGCAAAAAAGCCTGAGTCAGCGTTTTAACGTTCCGGGCAAAGTGCAGGCAAACGGCAGCACCTACCGCGTTCAGCTTGGGCCATTCAGCACCCGCCAGCAGGCCGTACAATTGCAACAGCGGCTCGCCAGCGAAGCTCAACAGCAGTCTTTTGTCACTGCCAGCATGTAGTCATTATCCGGGGCTCAGGCCCCGGACTTATAAATCCCCTGCCTTATAAGTCCCATGCCTTATAAGTAAAAGTCAGTAAGCGCCGGTAATCGAAGATGTCTGACTTATGACTCTTCTGCTATAGTGGCGCACGTTTATCACTTACCTCCACGGATGTTGTTGTCCCGATCATGAAACTTGTAAACACTTCACGTTTAGTCAAAAGCCTCGCATTTGGCACCGTTATCACTTTCAGTGCAGCGTCCGCTTATGCCGACGATGTTAATTTAAAAACAATGATCCCTGGCGTTCCGCAGATTGATGCTGAAGCCTATGTCCTGATCGACTACAACTCCGGCAAAGTATTGGCAGAAATGAATGCCGATGCGCGTCGTGACCCTGCCAGCCTGACAAAAATGATGACCAGCTATGTCATCGGCCAGTCCATCAAAGCAGGCAAAATTTCTCCAACCGATATCGTTACCGTCGGCCCGGACGCTTGGGCAACGGGTAATCCGGTGTTCAAAGGTTCTTCGTTGATGTTCCTCAAACCTGGCGATCGCGTGCCGGTTTCTGAACTCAATCGCGGCATCATTCTGCAATCAGGCAACGATGCCTGTGTGGCAATGGCCGATCACGTTGCCGGAAGTCAGGATGCGTTCGTCACCATCATGAACAACTACGTGAACGCGCTGGGCCTGAAAAATACCCATTTCGGTACCGTTCA from Rahnella sikkimica encodes the following:
- the mrdB gene encoding peptidoglycan glycosyltransferase MrdB (rod shape-determining protein RodA), with protein sequence MTENQHKRSLWSKMHIDLTMLLIILALLTYSAFVMWSASGQDMGMMERKVGQILMGLVIMLVMAQIPPRVYESWAPYLYIFCVFLLVLVDAFGSISKGAQRWLDLGIIKFQPSELAKIAVPLMVARFINRDVCPPSLKNTAIALALIFIPTLLVAAQPDLGTSILIAASGLFVLFLSGMSWKLIAVAAILVAAFIPILWFFLMHDYQRDRVMMLLDPESDPLGAGYHIIQSKIAIGSGGFSGKGWLHGTQSQLEFLPERHTDFIFAVLAEELGLIGVLVLLGLYLCLIMRGLVIAANAQTTFGRVMSGGLMLILFVYVFVNIGMVSGIVPVVGVPLPLVSYGGSALIVLMAGFGIVMSIHTHRKMLSKNL
- the rlpA gene encoding endolytic peptidoglycan transglycosylase RlpA, with the translated sequence MRKQWLGAVIIGLLLSGCATDETQQQQPAPQQAYNGPVVEIGGADPRYEPYNQGTMQDYTVNGKTYKIVKDPSNFSQVGQAAWYGQENGGNTTAIGEEFDPTAMTAAHPTLPIPSYVRVTNMATGRMLVVRVNDRGPYVPGKIIDLSQAAADRLNLTNSTKVRVDFINVAPDGTMSGPGTIGTTVAKQSYALPSRPSLGASEMGTPTLSAQPVNTSDVRPISNSTLSNPNAAPLTNDEDNSNNGNVPAATTMSGNSGGGGFLSAPTPLRAGVLEGSAPAAPVMTASTAPVVASAAPVAAAPAHTTAIPGSGFMVQVGALSNPQNAQLWQKSLSQRFNVPGKVQANGSTYRVQLGPFSTRQQAVQLQQRLASEAQQQSFVTASM